Genomic segment of Panicum virgatum strain AP13 chromosome 9N, P.virgatum_v5, whole genome shotgun sequence:
agattgcaccgtgcaattcttctgtctttgaagttgcaggagatgatgagctcggcacctccatctttgaagatgaggaggaagaagctgttgagggcgaggctgaggctaccacgcgtgctgtggacccagttgcctccgccacgagctcggacgatgatgacggccccgatccgactacgtctacttcatgggggctgatcgaggaggtgactcaggcttcaccagctgcacctgaggaggcaccagttttggttgaggaggaggcgacttcgacatgggaagcaccgcgacacattcagcatcgccatccacctcaatagatgctaggtgatctcaacgagcgagtcaccaggtccaaggtaacaagtatcgctggctttgctcattcagcgtttgttgcctcttttgagcccaaagatattggacacgctctttctgattctaattgggtcaatgccatgcatgaggaacttgaaaattttgaaagaaaccaagtttgggttttagtcgagcctccacctgcttgtaatcccatcggaacgaagtgggttttcaaaaacaagttgggtgaggatgggttggttgttcgaaacaaggctcgtcttgttgcccaagggttttgccaaaaagagggtattgattttgaggaaacttttgccccctgttgctcgtttggaagctattcgaatctttcttgtatttgctgcttccaagggttttaaagttttccaaatggatgttaaatctgacttcttgaatggttttatcgaagaagaggtttatgtgaagcaaccctctggtttcgaaaatcccaagtttccaaaccgtgtttataaacttcagaaagctctttatggtttgaaacaggcacctagagcttggtatgatagattgaaaacctttttgctggctcagggctttaaaatgggatgtgttgataaaactttgttcctcatgcgatctgtcactgattttcttttagttcagatatacgtggatgatattatctttggtggctcttctcacgctcttgtctccaagttttttGAGCAGAtatccagggagttcgagatgagcatgatgggtgagttgcagttcttcctcgggctgcagatcaagcaaactcctcagggtaCTTTTGTCCATCAAACCAAGTACActagacttgctgcggaagttcgacatgagtgacttgtctcctcagccgactccgatcagcacatctacagcgcttgatgaggacttggacggtgaggcggtggaccagaaggagtacatgagcatgatcggctctctcctgtacctgatgGCGACGCGCCCGGACATctagttcggcgtctgcctctgcgcaCGGTATCAGGCTttgccgcgcacctcccacaggcaggtggtgaaacacatcttcaggtatctgaaattcacccctgaatttggtctttggtatcctgcggattcttctctggttttggtgggtttttctgatgccgatttcggtgggtgtcggttggatcgcaagtcaacatccggcacttgtcaatttctcggtacatctttggtgtcttggtcctctcgcaagcaggctagcgtagcgctttcttccacagaagctgagtatgttgccgctactagatgctgctcccagatactttgggtgaaacaaaccttgcaggattatgtcttgagtttcggtagggttcccatctttgtagacaacatgtcagccattagcattgcaaagaaccctgtcctacactccagaaccaagcacatagacatccgattccatttcctgcgagacaaccatgagagaggacacataaacctgatccatgtcccttcagagaggcaaaccgcagatatcctcaccaaaccgctagagcaggacacctttgctcgcttgtgaggggagcttggggtttgttaccccttttgattactgacttttctttggttagctttgtagattttatttgcttttcttggttttctaggtttggtagttgtactgtgcatatgcattgtacatgtttgcattttgcattatctcacttgcactagcattcttgtgtacattgctatgatcttctagtgcctgctagtgtgagttgataaatttgatcatgtatagcttgctccactgtgtatatgacattatctgagttaagctattttgatttgaaaatctgaaaatatgatcaccctgttttggctactagcatgttagggcgtgttgatgtgctttgctatcttattcatgctagtgtagcctttcgttcagcaattcatatttgaaatgatctaaatctgataaaattgcttgaaatgttctggaaatggattgaaaagacccaggtgggattgcttgtcgcactgatcgagctttcgggacggctcacacttgcacttgtgagaacccgggcaaggctatgcatgactgaaacgagtgccttaagcttctgattgtctttggcataggcttggcctcgttgctaagtaaagcatgacaagctttcaacccctgacaTTAAGAATGGCTtactataaatttgattgaaaaatgaatgtcggcaacttgttttggctagtttggctcacctgtatgagtttgagtagcactgctttccattccctacttgttagtgctagatcatgggtgatgctttgcTTTtacttctcctaaactgaacttgacTAGCTCTAgattgatttgatataccctgttgaactagatgcaggtcttgtttatggatgcacacgtgcttgtgactagatgtcgctcatatcattgtatccctgaatgctttcccttacacctcctgcatcgtattcattgcatagcatctgttcagggggagtctcagcttcagggggagctttaggtctttttaggcttgatgtgtgcatgtgccaacaagggggagaattttgagagaagtgatcgaacaagggggagacttgtttgatttttgaaaaacttgttgtgcacagggctttgagagtgcatcattttgggagagttacacttgtgagagggaaaagctttgcttggggagtttttgctttgttcttggctcctggttttcctcgttttccctctgctttttgcatgactgcgtcgagcgctacctctgtctttgaggagtcatgtttttggcttttgatcgattgcgtcgagccgttgcccttgccttaggggatcgatctctgcttgagtaagtgactgttcttgcctttctgagctttgtgtcacttacttgagttcttcactttcttgcttctctttttatcacttctctgatttcaggtggtgtgttgacaatgcactcattaagggggagattgaggaatatGAGTACTCTACCCTGCctatgatgagtgaattgtcaaccgtgcggtatgatcgtgtgtaagcatctaggccctcaaggtatgtttcggtgattaatgacaaccattattgtgactaatgagtttgtgtagcttaatagatcattatcgctcatttggtcatatgtcaaaagaggcccctcaattttgttattcaaaaaggcaatCTCGGTATTCatctcaaatatataacaagagtaaggatctttctagttctAAGTGTTGTAAGGTTGAGaatgacacttaggttagtataggttttatagttttgtagtgatcgcactattaagaggggttaaggtcaagtaacttgagcatggacatggtcatttgaaaatggatgcacactatggtcactcaggtttcttatatctcaagaatatttggatttcactcaagactcaaatcagaaaagacaaaatcagaaaaagtctatacaccggtttaactaacgcttccacttttctatacgtcggttaaacgcagtcagcagagtctggacaggttctatacaccggttaaaccgatgttgtttgaattaacgtcggtgcattagtccagagttggtttttccagggcatttcaagttcaatacaccggttaaaccgacgctatttgaaatgagacgtcggtgcaattgaccagtgagatggtttttccagggatttcagaagttgtactcaccggttaaaccgacgatggatttgagttaatgtcagtgcagttgtccagagacttagttttttagttgatcagtggacaactacactcaccggttaaaccgatgatacgttggttaatctgcccaagttgtaacggctagttttcagaatgggcaaaccgctgcgggcgaggagatgacgggcgtcgggcggcgtctagggccgtcagaaggccgaggtgggaacggcgtctagggccacgacgtggaggcgggaatcttcccgcgcgtgaggttttggcggttttctcaaaaccggacacctacccgggtttcgcggaccctccaaaaccgcggaccggatcttcgtcgacgtggcggcatcgcagcaaagacttcgagtcgaagaaagaagctccgccgtcgatcgaggctgtacagcggggtgctgctgacccgaccggtctgaccggtctggccgcagcagccgggtataaatacctcccaccagcccgtggctggttgagtctcttgagccttttgttttctcttcgtttttccttctccctgcccctgctctaggttagggccaaggtctccaacgcaaagggaggttagattatagctaatctcttcgatttagagggtggatgatggtgtggtcagctctagcctttgtataggtgaattccttcGTGAATTATGaatgaaattgtgttgagattcacccgtgtgtgctgagcttttcgtcctccccttccctttgtgtttttggacttgatttttcctcctttgaggtgttttgtgtttggaggagTCAAGTTCTTcgattcgtggtttgatggactcgttgtgacgattctaatctatctagcctagtgccaaacctgcaggaatcgcgagttctcacggATTGAGATTTttgggttcttgagaaaaccccaattctctttgatcttcccttaatttctcacgatctgttaatcttttgggaaagatctttGGGAATATGTTCATGTGGTAGATGCGAAcctttcctccaagtttcgttggatttggacttcgtttgctcgagatttgacatttggagctatgttggcgggctgtctgcgagcgaccggtctgaccggtctgcagtttgaattcccagcccgaccgatctgaccggtctgtgcaaccggtctgaccggtctctgcagtCCAGTTCTACGTTTCGACTCGCTTTGTTTCCGCGCTGCAacctgggtcttctgcttcgagatagGTTGTCCATAcctattctcgctgacctaggttcgagggcttgcggtgattttgggacataggccgacgtttcAAATTTCGGAGAAATTTTgttcggctcccattcaccccctctggtcgccagtttcggttcCTCAGTTTATTCATCTTTTTAATGAAAAAACTTATTCAAACATTTGAAATTGCGTGCACGGCGAGTTGAAAAGGAAAACTTTGGGGATTTCGCGGTGGCGTGATTCATTGAAGGCCACAAAAGCTGAAAATTTGGCAGCTCATTTCGGGGAAAATGTCACAAAGTTCCAGGGAACGGCCTCTTCTCGGCTATCCATTCCTCTCAATTTAAATACCCCCCGACGTACGTACATCTTATCCAGCTCGTCGGGTCGTCAGCACAATCATGTCGACACAATTCCGTCTCGCTCACTTGAAAGCCAAGAAAGAGGAAAACCATCATAGGAGATCATACGGTGTGTTTATAGAGTCAACGTCGTTTCTCTGTCAGTGCCTAATAATCCCGTCACTCCTTTATTTGTCATGTCATCACACGGCGTATAAAGGATTTTCTAAACCGTAAGATTCCAGggaattcaaaaattcaaattagttCAAGAAAGTGACGTTGCGGCTGTGTTTAGTGTTTAGttcgcaaatttttttgaattttggtactgtagcactttcgttgttatttggcaattaatatccaatcatgaattaattaggtttaaaaaatttGTCTCGTCATTTGTAGTTAAACTATGTAACTAGTTTTTTCCAACTGTATTTAATTcgccatgcatgtgttcaaagattcgatgtgataggtacTGTAGAAAAAAATTTTAGGAACTAAATATGGCATGAAATAAATGCCGTAGCCTTTGCATAGCACGCAACCCGGTCTTTAGTACGATTTTCAGCCACAAGCTATGTTAAGAGATCATATGTACTTAAGGATCGCTGAAAATGCTCTAACCCAAGTATTAGGGAGCATCTTGTGTAACCAATCATATATGCACTAGAGTTGTCGAACTCCCACACATGCGTGATGCGTCACGATGGCACGCCAGATATGCAGTCGGAGCTGATTTCACCGGATTAGACCTACAGAACAACTTCAATTTTTCGAATATACAAATTGAGAGTTTGTGGACCTAAGCCAGAACTTGGGAATTAACTACAGTTTTGTGAATAGCTCCATGCCATTGCGTGCAGTGTGTTCTCTCCGAAACTTCCTAGTAATATGTTTGGCTTCGACAAAAATCATATCATTTGGACGGAGCCACGCGCATAGCCAAACAGCAACCTCATCCACCACGATACTTATCTTTGATAAATCCCCCCGGCCCAAAATGCTGCGAGCATTTACTGCAGCGAAACACTTAACTCAGTCACTATCTTCAAATTAGCAAATGAAATCCGAGTAACCATTGAAGCAATCAAGAGGTCGTTGATAGGATAAGAACGATGGCAACCCAGGCTGCAAAAATTAAAGACGGATTCGGTCAAAAGCAAGATTTTTTTGAGATATCTCGATCGTAAAACCCGTGCTTAACTGCCTGTCACCAGCAAAATCACGTTTTCTGAAGCCGAAGAAAAATCAAGTTTCACCCAGACGTTCCTGTGATTAGCAGAGCAATGCAAGtacacaagcaagaagggaAAAAGGGGGCTCACGGGAATGCCTGGAAACTGGACGGAGGCGCGCCGGCGAGACGGAACTGTTGGGCGATGGCGCAAGTTGCCGGCCGGCGCCATGCAGGCCTGGGCTAGGGACACGGGTGGTGGGCAGTGGGCACTATAAACTCGGCGACGCCGACGTGGTTTGTAGCCTTGCGTTGCGATTGCGATCATGGCGTGCCCACGTGGAACGCGAGCCTATCCGCAGCGCCTGCCTCCGATGCCATCGCGTCCACGTGGTGCTTGCCACGTTTCGCTGTTTGGCCAACCACCACCTGCACTGGTGGGGCTAGGCTACTGCCCCTGTGCCGTTGCCCCTGTTCAATCTTTCAAACCATTCTGGTTTGGGTTGTGATGCCACGACTGGTACTATAATAATAGGATTTCTGTCACTTTTGTGAAGTACTTAAGGTCACCAACTGTCTTCAGTGAGTGAGTCCGTCCGTCCCTGTGTTGCGCTGGAAGATCAGAGCCGTCAAAACCAGCCTTTGAAGCTTTACCTTCTTTTCGGAACGCACTAAATTTACAGAAATTTCACAAGGATTCTCTCGGGACTCTAGAGAAAGAATTCTCTCGTTCCAGAATAGTGGGTCCGTCTGGTCTTAACTAAGGGGACATTTGATTGGCTGTGCCGGCAGCAGAGGGGCGAACGGAACCTTCTGAAACCGGGTTGCTCTCGTCGGGCATCGTCTGCAGTCAGGTGATGAGGATAGCGGCAGCTAGTCACTGCAGAACATGGGGTGTCTTGGTGTTGGTGTTGCTGCACTCAGATATTTGTCTCGTCGTTAACAGCAGCTGCTCTGTTAAGACCTTGGCTCTCATCAGAGGGCGTCAAGGTCGCGCCTTTCCGTGGCGCAAGGCCGTCGCATGTGGAAACACAGTGCGGCCAATCGACAGCGAAATGCCAGGGCCGAGCACCGGcgtttctcatttttttttaccttgAGGCCATGGTAGAACAGAAACAGAGATGTGGAAGAGATCCCCCACCTTAGTGGGGGTGGCATGGCACCGAAATGCATCCATGAATTTTGCTTGTAGATTTCTAGCACTATATGTAGCTGTTGATTACAGATCAACAGATCCTCTGGACACTTGCTTCCTTCTTCTGGTGCCTCAAATGGCCCGAGAAGCCGAGGAACATGAGGGACGCGACGAGCAAGCATCAAACGAGAAGCTTACTGCggcttcgccggcggcggggacccGCTGCTCTCGCCGCAGCCGAGCCCACCGGCCTCCAAGTCGcggtcttgctgctgctgctgctgcggtggcGTTGGTGGAGacggcgtcgcgccgccgcagcccagcaGCCGGCGTAGGGCGGCTACCCTTGCCGCCTCCACGACGGCCGCGACTCCGGCTATGGGCCCTGGAATCAGCTGCGGCGGCACCGCCGGCGGCTGGCGCGCCGCCTGGGGaggctccgccggcgccgcgacgGCGCCTCGGGTGCTGACGGCGTCCTGGGAGCCGACGAAGAGGACGTTGGTGGGGAAGTTGGGCGACTCCGGGTCGGCCTCGGGCGCCCGCACCGCCTCCTCGTCGACGACCGCGCAGCGGCAGAGCGGGCAGGTGGAGTGGGAGCGCAGCCACATGTCGACGCACTCGACGTGGAACGCGTGGCCGCACCGGGGCAGCACGCGGGCGGCCTCCCCGGCGGCCACCTCCGCGATGCAGACGGCGCAGTCCGCGGGCGGGTCCCCCGCGGCCACCTCCCTCCGCGGCagcgcggcgatggcggcctcgtccatgccgccgccgccgccgtggcagcCCGCGCCCGCGAAGACGAACCGCGCGCGGCCcctgcccgcgccggcgccggcggccccgaTCGTCGGGGCGGCGCCGCGGTAGCGCTTGGCGCAGAGGAAGAGGTAGAAGCAGAGGACGAATGTGATGaagatggccgccgccgccgccagcatcgtggccgccgccgccgccgaggtccCCGTCACCGCCATCGGGGCGCCGCCTCCAGATCCCCCtttctcctcggcctcctcttccTGCTCCCAAGAAGGACCCTCTTCCCCAGCTTTCTTGGCTGcctcgctctgctccgccgagTTCTTGGCTGCCCGTAGGGCCGGCTCCGGCTGTGCGATGGTGAGATTGAGAGTAGGGGATTTTTTGGGTTGGGGGGCGGAATTGGGTCGGATTGGAGTGTGTGTGTCTCGTATATATACGGAGTGATTGGGGAAGGAGGAGCAGCGTGTGTGATTTGGATGGGATTGAGGTGGGTTTGGGGAGGGGAAAGTGGACAGACCAGTGACAGTGGCTGATGCCTGGCCGACTAGCGGTGACGGGGAGTCGCCCGTATATCGAATGGTCTTGTTTTTGCGAAATTCAAAACTTCAAATTTATCACATCgaacataaagtattaaatatagacaaaataaaaataaatttcatagtttgcttgtatattgcgagacgaatctaattagactatgattagaCATTAAGTTACTACAGTAATTGCTATAGTACACAtgttctaatgatgaattaattagactcattatatTTGTTTCGTAATTTACAGACAAATTCTGTAactagttttgtaattagtctataattaatattttaaatatacaaaaattttaattttacaaTTTTACACGAGTAACTAAACGAGACGTGAGCGTGACGCGTCACTGCCAAGATAGATAGGCTGGACCATCATGGTATCAGTCAGGTTCTTTGAAACTGGACTGCTCCGATGTGCCGGAAGGCTTCGGATTGGCACAATGAGCTGAGCTCTATCCTGATCTCAGGAGACACGAACTCTGTCGTCGATGATTACACGTGGGGAGGCCCAGGAGCATACCAAATTTCCACGTCGGATGGCATTCCTAATTCATTTATCTTGGTACATACAATGATATTGCTCGTGCAGGGATCCAAACGCATATTAGGACAGTACAGTTTAGCAAGGACTCAGTATGACTGAAGATTAGCCAATTTCTAACTAAAGTTTAGTCTACTAATCCCCCAAATCTAGCTGAGGAGGTCTTTTCTGGCAGCGTATAGCAAAATACTATCAAAATGCCCGCTACAGATGTTATCAAAACAGTGCAGTATAAGATCAATTTAAACTAATTAAAGTTTAGATGTTTAAAGTTTTGCTTTAACCATCGGCAGTAGCTAGTAATGGCTCAAGGCAAACAACTTTTCTTGGCAACACAACACGTCTTGTGTACTGGAAGACGTGTTCGCAAGCGAAAACAAGTCAGCGCGTCCACCGGATACCACCAACGGGAAATGCACCAAGGTATTGGATTTGACCCATCCTTGTCCTTGTTCAGGTTGCATACGGATACATATACGGCGCATTTGGATAAGCACAGACAAAGACGGATCGAGCAGCAAATTATTGGCttgttaaaaaataaaaagcgggatatatatatatatatatatatatatatatatatatatatatatatatatatatatatataaacagaTAATGTACTGTGTGTTTTTCTTCTTGGCTGTTTGACTCCTCTCCGACGAAAGCTTgcgtgtgtgtctatatatatatatatccgctCCGGACTGAATATAGATAAGAGACTATCTATCCAAACGTCGGATGTATACTCGGACGCAGCCCCCATGATTGATTGAGGGTCAGAATATGATATTCACCAACGGAGACGAATCTCTTGCACATAGTAAGTCATCCATAGCTAGCTCCCAAATATAATGAATTTGCAGGTGCCTGGAATATTGTTTCTTGGTCCATTTTTCTCATACGCGTGCAAAAATTGGTTTCCTCTATGTTATTGCCCATAACACTTGGGATCAATGCAGATGGAGGCGCACGCAAGGAGCTTGGTCAACTTCTTGTCCTCGagggggcaaaaaaaaaagaaagttcGATCATGGCGTTTCTACTTTCATTCTAGGAGAGAAGGAAAACGGTCCAACCATTCCCAATTTGTGTGTGCATGCGTGGCGAAACGTTAACAGTGATTGGTGCC
This window contains:
- the LOC120692275 gene encoding E3 ubiquitin-protein ligase EL5-like, translating into MAVTGTSAAAAATMLAAAAAIFITFVLCFYLFLCAKRYRGAAPTIGAAGAGAGRGRARFVFAGAGCHGGGGGMDEAAIAALPRREVAAGDPPADCAVCIAEVAAGEAARVLPRCGHAFHVECVDMWLRSHSTCPLCRCAVVDEEAVRAPEADPESPNFPTNVLFVGSQDAVSTRGAVAAPAEPPQAARQPPAVPPQLIPGPIAGVAAVVEAARVAALRRLLGCGGATPSPPTPPQQQQQQDRDLEAGGLGCGESSGSPPPAKPQ